The following are encoded together in the Daucus carota subsp. sativus chromosome 5, DH1 v3.0, whole genome shotgun sequence genome:
- the LOC108221895 gene encoding uncharacterized protein LOC108221895 isoform X1, whose translation MTDLNHLFISLLLLVLVSLTLCSSATAHQNEQDTPITRFQRYLRIKTAHPTPDYTSAINFLTQQAQSIPNLQIKTLSFSSSPHHIKPLLLLTLPGSNPSLPSILFNSHIDSVPAEPDKWIHDPFAATLTPEGKIYARGAQDDKCIGMQYLESLRNIQKDPNFKMPIRTIHVSYVPDEEIGGFDGMMKFVESKEFKDLNIGFMLDEGQTSINDEFRVFYADRAPWNLVIKAKGNPGHGSKLFDNSAMENLMKSVELMTKFREYQFDLVKDGLKMTSEVISVNPVYLKAGTPSPTGFVMNMQPSEAEAGFDVRLPPTADSDMLKRRITEEWAPAIRNMTYEITQKGPLKDFTGRPMMTSTNNSNPWWPVFKEAVLATGGKLGKPEILSSTTDARFMRQMGIPTLGFSPMKNTPILLHDHNEYLEASVYLEGIKVYESIMKALSSFEGVTENAISRES comes from the exons ATGACTGACTTGAATCATCTCTTCATTTCTCTCCTCCTCCTAGTACTTGTGTCACTCACTCTCTGCTCATCAGCAACAGCCCACCAAAACGAACAAGATACTCCCATAACTAGATTCCAACGCTACCTAAGAATCAAAACAGCTCACCCTACTCCAGATTACACTTCTGCCATCAATTTCTTAACTCAACAAGCTCAATCCATCCCCAATCTCCAAATTAAAACTCTCTCTTTCTCATCTTCTCCACATCACATCAAACCCCTCCTCCTCTTGACTCTCCCTGGCTCAAACCCTTCTCTACCTTCCATTCTATTCAATTCCCACATCGATTCCGTCCCTGCTGAGCCCGACAAGTGGATTCACGACCCTTTCGCCGCCACTTTGACACCGGAGGGCAAGATTTATGCCCGGGGAGCACAAGATGATAAGTGCATTGGGATGCAATACTTGGAAAGTCTCAGGAATATTCAAAAAGATCCGAACTTTAAGATGCCCATCAGGACTATTCATGTCAGTTATGTTCCTGATGAGGAGATTGGTGGGTTTGATGGGATGATGAAGTTTGTGGAGTCTAAAGAGTTTAAGGATCTGAATATTGGGTTCATGTTGGATGAGGGCCAGACTTCGATTAATGATGAGTTTAGAGTGTTTTATGCTGATAGAGCACCTTGGAATTTGGTGATCAAGGCCAAAGGGAATCCCGGTCATGGGTCTAAGTTGTTCGATAATAGTGCTATGGAGAATTTGATGAAGAGTGTGGAGCTTATGACCAAATTTAGGGAATATCAGTTTGATTTGGTTAAGGATGGATTGAAGATGACTTCTGAAGTTATTTCGGTGAATCCTGTTTATTTGAAAGCGGGTACTCCTTCCCCAACT GGATTTGTGATGAATATGCAACCATCTGAGGCAGAAGCAGGGTTCGATGTACGATTACCACCAACAGCTGATTCGGATATGTTAAAGAGAAGGATTACTGAGGAATGGGCACCAGCCATTAGGAATATGACATACGAG ATTACGCAGAAAGGGCCGCTTAAAGATTTTACTGGCCGCCCCATGATGACATCCACAAACAATTCCAATCCCTGGTGGCCTGTTTTCAAGGAAGCTGTCTTGGCAACTGGTGGCAAACTCGGAAAGCCGGAGATCTTATCTTCTACTACTGATGCTCGATTCATGAGGCAGATGGGAATCCCTACTCTTGGTTTCTCCCCTATGAAGAATACTCCCATCTTACTTCATGACCATAATGAG TACTTGGAGGCTTCTGTGTATTTGGAAGGAATTAAGGTATATGAATCGATTATGAAAGCATTGAGTTCGTTCGAAGGGGTTACTGAAAATGCAATATCCAGAGAATCTTGA
- the LOC108221895 gene encoding uncharacterized protein LOC108221895 isoform X3, translating to MTDLNHLFISLLLLVLVSLTLCSSATAHQNEQDTPITRFQRYLRIKTAHPTPDYTSAINFLTQQAQSIPNLQIKTLSFSSSPHHIKPLLLLTLPGSNPSLPSILFNSHIDSVPAEPDKWIHDPFAATLTPEGKIYARGAQDDKCIGMQYLESLRNIQKDPNFKMPIRTIHVSYVPDEEIGGFDGMMKFVESKEFKDLNIGFMLDEGQTSINDEFRVFYADRAPWNLVIKAKGNPGHGSKLFDNSAMENLMKSVELMTKFREYQFDLVKDGLKMTSEVISVNPVYLKAGTPSPTGFVMNMQPSEAEAGFDVRLPPTADSDMLKRRITEEWAPAIRNMTYEITHKGPLRDYTGRPLVTPTNSSNPWWSVFEQAVIAAGGKLAKPEILASTTDAKYLRQIGIPTFGFSPMKNTPILLHDHNEYLEASVYLEGIKVYESIMKALSSFEGVTENAISRES from the exons ATGACTGACTTGAATCATCTCTTCATTTCTCTCCTCCTCCTAGTACTTGTGTCACTCACTCTCTGCTCATCAGCAACAGCCCACCAAAACGAACAAGATACTCCCATAACTAGATTCCAACGCTACCTAAGAATCAAAACAGCTCACCCTACTCCAGATTACACTTCTGCCATCAATTTCTTAACTCAACAAGCTCAATCCATCCCCAATCTCCAAATTAAAACTCTCTCTTTCTCATCTTCTCCACATCACATCAAACCCCTCCTCCTCTTGACTCTCCCTGGCTCAAACCCTTCTCTACCTTCCATTCTATTCAATTCCCACATCGATTCCGTCCCTGCTGAGCCCGACAAGTGGATTCACGACCCTTTCGCCGCCACTTTGACACCGGAGGGCAAGATTTATGCCCGGGGAGCACAAGATGATAAGTGCATTGGGATGCAATACTTGGAAAGTCTCAGGAATATTCAAAAAGATCCGAACTTTAAGATGCCCATCAGGACTATTCATGTCAGTTATGTTCCTGATGAGGAGATTGGTGGGTTTGATGGGATGATGAAGTTTGTGGAGTCTAAAGAGTTTAAGGATCTGAATATTGGGTTCATGTTGGATGAGGGCCAGACTTCGATTAATGATGAGTTTAGAGTGTTTTATGCTGATAGAGCACCTTGGAATTTGGTGATCAAGGCCAAAGGGAATCCCGGTCATGGGTCTAAGTTGTTCGATAATAGTGCTATGGAGAATTTGATGAAGAGTGTGGAGCTTATGACCAAATTTAGGGAATATCAGTTTGATTTGGTTAAGGATGGATTGAAGATGACTTCTGAAGTTATTTCGGTGAATCCTGTTTATTTGAAAGCGGGTACTCCTTCCCCAACT GGATTTGTGATGAATATGCAACCATCTGAGGCAGAAGCAGGGTTCGATGTACGATTACCACCAACAGCTGATTCGGATATGTTAAAGAGAAGGATTACTGAGGAATGGGCACCAGCCATTAGGAATATGACATACGAG ATAACTCACAAAGGGCCGTTGAGAGATTATACTGGTCGACCATTAGTTACACCCACAAATAGTTCCAATCCTTGGTGGTCTGTTTTTGAGCAAGCTGTCATAGCAGCTGGTGGCAAACTAGCAAAACCAGAAATTTTAGCTTCTACTACAGATGCTAAATACCTGAGGCAGATAGGCATCCCCACTTTTGGTTTCTCCCCAATGAAGAACACACCCATCTTACTTCATGACCATAATGAG TACTTGGAGGCTTCTGTGTATTTGGAAGGAATTAAGGTATATGAATCGATTATGAAAGCATTGAGTTCGTTCGAAGGGGTTACTGAAAATGCAATATCCAGAGAATCTTGA
- the LOC108221895 gene encoding uncharacterized protein LOC108221895 isoform X2, producing MTDLNHLFISLLLLVLVSLTLCSSATAHQNEQDTPITRFQRYLRIKTAHPTPDYTSAINFLTQQAQSIPNLQIKTLSFSSSPHHIKPLLLLTLPGSNPSLPSILFNSHIDSVPAEPDKWIHDPFAATLTPEGKIYARGAQDDKCIGMQYLESLRNIQKDPNFKMPIRTIHVSYVPDEEIGGFDGMMKFVESKEFKDLNIGFMLDEGQTSINDEFRVFYADRAPWNLVIKAKGNPGHGSKLFDNSAMENLMKSVELMTKFREYQFDLVKDGLKMTSEVISVNPVYLKAGTPSPTGFVMNMQPSEAEAGFDVRLPPTADSDMLKRRITEEWAPAIRNMTYEITHKGPLRDYTGRPLVTPTNSSNPWWSVFEQAVIAAGGKLAKPEILASTTDAKYLRQIGIPTFGFSPMKNTPILLHDHNEYLEVSVYLEGIKIYESIMKGLSSFEGDTS from the exons ATGACTGACTTGAATCATCTCTTCATTTCTCTCCTCCTCCTAGTACTTGTGTCACTCACTCTCTGCTCATCAGCAACAGCCCACCAAAACGAACAAGATACTCCCATAACTAGATTCCAACGCTACCTAAGAATCAAAACAGCTCACCCTACTCCAGATTACACTTCTGCCATCAATTTCTTAACTCAACAAGCTCAATCCATCCCCAATCTCCAAATTAAAACTCTCTCTTTCTCATCTTCTCCACATCACATCAAACCCCTCCTCCTCTTGACTCTCCCTGGCTCAAACCCTTCTCTACCTTCCATTCTATTCAATTCCCACATCGATTCCGTCCCTGCTGAGCCCGACAAGTGGATTCACGACCCTTTCGCCGCCACTTTGACACCGGAGGGCAAGATTTATGCCCGGGGAGCACAAGATGATAAGTGCATTGGGATGCAATACTTGGAAAGTCTCAGGAATATTCAAAAAGATCCGAACTTTAAGATGCCCATCAGGACTATTCATGTCAGTTATGTTCCTGATGAGGAGATTGGTGGGTTTGATGGGATGATGAAGTTTGTGGAGTCTAAAGAGTTTAAGGATCTGAATATTGGGTTCATGTTGGATGAGGGCCAGACTTCGATTAATGATGAGTTTAGAGTGTTTTATGCTGATAGAGCACCTTGGAATTTGGTGATCAAGGCCAAAGGGAATCCCGGTCATGGGTCTAAGTTGTTCGATAATAGTGCTATGGAGAATTTGATGAAGAGTGTGGAGCTTATGACCAAATTTAGGGAATATCAGTTTGATTTGGTTAAGGATGGATTGAAGATGACTTCTGAAGTTATTTCGGTGAATCCTGTTTATTTGAAAGCGGGTACTCCTTCCCCAACT GGATTTGTGATGAATATGCAACCATCTGAGGCAGAAGCAGGGTTCGATGTACGATTACCACCAACAGCTGATTCGGATATGTTAAAGAGAAGGATTACTGAGGAATGGGCACCAGCCATTAGGAATATGACATACGAG ATAACTCACAAAGGGCCGTTGAGAGATTATACTGGTCGACCATTAGTTACACCCACAAATAGTTCCAATCCTTGGTGGTCTGTTTTTGAGCAAGCTGTCATAGCAGCTGGTGGCAAACTAGCAAAACCAGAAATTTTAGCTTCTACTACAGATGCTAAATACCTGAGGCAGATAGGCATCCCCACTTTTGGTTTCTCCCCAATGAAGAACACACCCATCTTACTTCATGACCATAATGAG TACTTGGAGGTTTCTGTGTATCTGGAGGGAATTAAGATCTACGAATCAATTATGAAAGGATTAAGTTCGTTTGAGGGGGATACTtcttga